A portion of the Pseudarthrobacter defluvii genome contains these proteins:
- a CDS encoding bifunctional acetate--CoA ligase family protein/GNAT family N-acetyltransferase — translation MVDQPGDGEYPEHWEADVVLRDGGTAHLRPIHPSDAEAVQAFHTGQSQNSIYMRFFAFKARLSAKELKRFTEVDYKDRVAFVITIHGEIIGIGRYDRLPNPTEAEVAFNIADSHQGRGIGSILLEHLAAAAHENGIRKFTAEVLPENRKMLMVFSDAGYDVKRHFDDGVVSLEFNIDPTEKSRAVMESREHRAEARSVRELLAPSSVAVIGASRRWGTVGYQLLEHIIEGGFHGSVYAINPEALELAGMMSYGKLSEVPEPVQLAIIAVPYEEVAGVVAECAAAGVKGVVIASAGFADDGERGLLRQRALVRQARANGMRVIGPASLGIANTHPDVALNASMAPTMPLRGGLGLFSQSAAIGVSLYAASSRRRVGVSSLLSAGNRADVSGNDMMQYWEDDTDTSAVGLYLESIGNPRKFSRIARRLARTKPVIVAKSDTMGLRLPPGHAVRTTQAPAGALDAMLRQSGVIRVETVEQLVDVAQVVSGRPLPAGPDVAIFSNSEALGNVVADSAVAHGLGVAQVVSGLDLDAGQSVALPALRNALLDALASDAVHAAVAALLPARGLTVDAVAQVLAECSASAGKPVVAAFTGILDPAINVEGLVGAEGCTVPCYSNPGAAVAALAAVVRYAEWAARDQGQFVEPAGCDPRQAEAELDELLRDVTGDQLKQLDPAATASLLGHYGISVLPSRPFTAPDEAVAAADALGWPVVLKTTAPALRHRLDLGGVRLGIEDAESLRLNVQQMRRALAAYGDPALEVQAMAPVGQACTFRAIEDPLLGPVISFGLAGDAVNLLDDWSHRVPPLSAADVHDFIRAPRASRKLFGYQGLPAVDVAALEDLAGRLAWMKDNHPEIALVEFNPVLCGTTGVTILAADVRIGNAAQRTDSARRAMLG, via the coding sequence ATGGTGGATCAGCCCGGGGACGGCGAATATCCGGAACATTGGGAAGCCGATGTCGTCCTGCGGGACGGCGGAACAGCGCATCTGCGGCCCATCCATCCGTCGGACGCGGAGGCTGTCCAGGCCTTCCATACCGGGCAGTCGCAGAATTCAATCTACATGCGCTTCTTCGCATTCAAGGCCAGGCTGTCCGCCAAGGAACTCAAGCGCTTCACCGAGGTGGATTACAAGGACCGGGTGGCGTTCGTCATCACCATCCACGGGGAAATCATCGGCATCGGCCGCTACGACCGCCTCCCCAACCCCACCGAGGCCGAGGTCGCCTTCAACATCGCCGATTCCCATCAGGGGAGGGGCATCGGCTCCATCCTGCTGGAACACCTGGCGGCCGCCGCGCACGAGAACGGGATCCGGAAGTTCACCGCGGAGGTGCTGCCGGAAAACCGGAAGATGCTGATGGTCTTCTCCGACGCCGGCTACGACGTCAAGCGCCACTTCGACGACGGCGTCGTCAGCCTCGAGTTCAACATCGACCCCACCGAGAAATCCCGTGCCGTGATGGAATCCCGCGAGCACCGCGCCGAGGCGAGAAGCGTCCGGGAGCTGCTGGCGCCGTCGTCCGTTGCCGTGATCGGTGCCAGCCGCCGGTGGGGGACCGTGGGGTACCAGCTGCTGGAGCACATCATCGAGGGCGGCTTCCACGGCTCCGTCTACGCCATCAATCCGGAAGCACTGGAGCTCGCGGGCATGATGTCGTACGGCAAGCTCTCCGAGGTCCCCGAACCCGTCCAGCTGGCCATCATCGCTGTCCCCTACGAGGAGGTGGCCGGGGTCGTGGCGGAGTGCGCTGCGGCGGGTGTCAAGGGCGTCGTGATCGCCTCGGCAGGCTTCGCGGACGACGGCGAACGCGGCCTGCTGCGGCAGCGCGCCCTAGTGCGCCAGGCCCGGGCGAACGGCATGCGGGTGATCGGCCCGGCGTCGCTGGGCATCGCCAACACGCACCCGGACGTGGCACTGAACGCCTCCATGGCCCCCACCATGCCGCTGCGCGGCGGCCTGGGCCTGTTCAGCCAGTCCGCGGCAATCGGCGTCTCGCTCTATGCCGCCTCCAGCCGGCGCCGGGTGGGAGTGTCCAGTCTCCTCTCGGCGGGCAACAGGGCAGACGTTTCGGGCAATGACATGATGCAGTACTGGGAGGACGACACCGACACCTCCGCCGTGGGCCTGTACCTTGAGTCGATCGGCAACCCCCGCAAGTTCTCCCGCATCGCCCGCCGGCTGGCCCGCACCAAGCCCGTGATCGTGGCCAAGTCGGACACCATGGGCCTGCGGCTGCCGCCCGGGCATGCGGTCCGCACCACCCAGGCGCCGGCCGGGGCGCTGGATGCCATGCTCCGGCAGTCGGGCGTGATCCGGGTGGAAACCGTGGAGCAGCTGGTCGACGTGGCCCAGGTGGTCTCCGGCAGGCCGCTTCCCGCCGGACCGGATGTTGCCATTTTCAGCAACTCGGAGGCGCTGGGCAACGTGGTGGCCGACAGTGCCGTGGCGCACGGGCTGGGGGTGGCGCAGGTGGTCTCCGGACTGGACCTCGATGCCGGCCAGTCGGTGGCACTCCCCGCGCTGCGGAACGCCCTCCTTGACGCCCTCGCTTCTGATGCCGTGCACGCCGCCGTCGCCGCCCTGCTGCCCGCACGCGGCCTCACGGTCGATGCCGTGGCGCAGGTCCTGGCCGAATGTTCAGCCAGCGCCGGCAAACCGGTGGTGGCCGCGTTCACCGGCATCCTGGACCCCGCCATCAATGTGGAGGGCCTGGTGGGGGCTGAGGGATGCACCGTTCCCTGCTATTCCAACCCCGGCGCCGCCGTCGCCGCGCTCGCCGCAGTGGTGCGGTACGCCGAGTGGGCCGCCCGCGACCAGGGGCAGTTTGTGGAACCCGCGGGCTGCGACCCGCGGCAGGCGGAAGCAGAGCTCGACGAACTGCTGCGGGACGTCACCGGTGACCAGCTCAAGCAGCTGGACCCGGCGGCAACTGCTTCGCTGCTGGGGCACTACGGCATCTCCGTCCTGCCGTCCCGGCCGTTCACTGCCCCTGATGAGGCCGTAGCGGCCGCTGACGCCCTGGGCTGGCCCGTGGTGCTGAAGACCACCGCCCCGGCCCTTCGCCACCGGCTGGACCTTGGCGGGGTGCGCCTGGGCATCGAGGACGCGGAGTCGCTGCGGCTCAATGTGCAGCAAATGCGGCGGGCGCTCGCAGCCTATGGCGACCCTGCGCTCGAAGTGCAGGCGATGGCGCCGGTGGGGCAGGCCTGCACCTTCCGTGCCATCGAGGATCCGCTGCTGGGCCCGGTCATCTCGTTCGGCCTGGCCGGTGACGCCGTCAACCTGCTCGATGACTGGTCGCACCGGGTGCCGCCGCTCTCCGCCGCTGACGTGCACGATTTTATTCGGGCCCCGCGGGCGTCCCGAAAGCTCTTCGGCTACCAGGGCCTGCCGGCCGTTGATGTCGCTGCCCTTGAGGACCTTGCCGGGCGGCTGGCCTGGATGAAGGACAACCATCCGGAGATCGCGCTGGTGGAGTTCAACCCGGTTTTGTGCGGCACCACCGGGGTGACCATCCTCGCCGCCGACGTGCGGATCGGCAACGCCGCGCAGCGCACGGACAGCGCGCGACGGGCCATGCTGGGCTGA
- a CDS encoding DinB family protein yields the protein MPIVPDAKDWTWVLSRPCPECSFDASSATPATVPGSIESMIPRWLAVLRRPDAAERPNDDTWSAVEYACHVRDVFTLFGQRLNLMLTADDARFADWDQDLTALEKDYANADPSEVGPELAAEGHEAAESFAGVPEEDWGRKGLRSNGSEFTVLTLSQYFLHDVVHHLHDVNG from the coding sequence ATGCCTATCGTTCCTGATGCCAAGGACTGGACCTGGGTCCTGTCCCGCCCCTGCCCGGAATGCTCCTTCGACGCCTCCTCCGCCACACCGGCAACGGTCCCGGGCAGCATCGAAAGCATGATCCCGCGTTGGCTGGCCGTCCTGCGCCGGCCGGATGCGGCGGAGCGCCCCAACGACGACACCTGGTCGGCGGTTGAGTACGCCTGCCACGTGCGGGACGTTTTCACCCTTTTCGGCCAGCGGCTGAACCTGATGCTCACGGCGGATGACGCCCGCTTCGCGGACTGGGACCAGGACCTGACAGCGCTCGAAAAAGACTACGCCAACGCCGACCCGTCGGAAGTGGGCCCAGAACTGGCGGCAGAAGGACATGAGGCGGCCGAGTCCTTCGCCGGTGTCCCCGAAGAGGACTGGGGACGCAAGGGGCTGCGCAGCAACGGCTCCGAGTTCACCGTCCTGACACTCTCCCAATACTTCCTGCACGACGTCGTCCATCACCTGCACGACGTCAACGGCTAG
- a CDS encoding DNA gyrase/topoisomerase IV subunit A, giving the protein MARRQSPAPIADENYTENIVDIDVTSEMQGSFLEYAYSVIYSRALPDARDGLKPVQRRILYMMSDMGLRPDRGHVKSARVVGEVMGKLHPHGDAAIYDAMVRMAQDFSLRLPLIDGHGNFGSLDDGPAAPRYTEARLAAAALTLTNHLDEDVVDFIPNYDNQLTQPDVLPAAFPNLLVNGATGIAVGMATNMAPHNLVEVISAARHLIANPDATLDDLMRFVPGPDLPSGGRIVGLDGIRDAYATGRGSFKTRAKVEIEQLSARRTGLVVTELPYMVGPEKVIEKIKDAVNAKKLTGISDIVDLTDRKHGLRLVIELKNGFNPNAVLQQLYRYTPMEDSFGINNVTLVDGQPQTLGLVDLLSVYVNHRIDVVRRRTVFRLGKKKDRLHLVEGLLIAIVDIDEVIQIIRSSDEAAAARERLMSIYDLTEVQANYILELRLRQLTKYSRIELEKEQDELRREIAELQAILDSEELLRTVVSDELGAIAEEHGTPRRTVLLESEAVSPTVAAELAGANGKKGKAAPLSLEIADDPCWAILTASGQVARTSTQEPLAEAGPRSKHDVYTSVVKTSARGEIAAVTSLGRMLRLQVMDMPVLAPMAGLPNLAGGVPAKEFLTLVKGESLVAFVRLDEVLAIGTAQGVVKRVQPDYPLNREDWEVITLKDKDVVVGVAPAGADDADLVFLTREAQLLKFPASAVRPQGRTAGGMAGIKLAAGDQVIFFGAVQPKDEAAVVVTIAGTNGALPGTAPGTAKVTAFSEYPAKGRATAGVRSHRFLKGEDMLLLAWAGHGPAKASSAAGVARSLPQEHGRRDGSGVPLSQAVEAVGPAMAWPDGESAET; this is encoded by the coding sequence ATGGCCCGCCGCCAAAGTCCAGCCCCGATCGCAGACGAGAACTACACGGAAAACATCGTCGACATCGATGTCACCTCCGAGATGCAGGGCTCGTTCCTGGAGTACGCGTACTCGGTGATCTACTCGCGCGCGCTCCCCGACGCCCGGGACGGGCTCAAGCCGGTGCAGCGCCGCATCCTCTACATGATGAGCGACATGGGCCTGCGGCCGGACCGCGGCCACGTCAAGAGCGCCCGCGTGGTGGGCGAGGTCATGGGCAAGCTGCACCCGCACGGCGACGCCGCCATCTACGACGCCATGGTGCGCATGGCGCAGGACTTTTCCCTGCGCCTGCCGCTGATCGACGGGCACGGCAACTTCGGCTCGCTCGACGACGGCCCTGCAGCACCGCGGTACACGGAGGCCAGGCTGGCGGCCGCCGCCCTCACGCTCACCAACCACCTCGACGAAGACGTGGTGGACTTCATCCCCAACTACGACAACCAGCTCACCCAGCCGGACGTCCTGCCTGCCGCCTTCCCCAACCTGCTGGTCAACGGCGCCACCGGCATCGCCGTCGGCATGGCCACTAACATGGCCCCACATAACCTGGTGGAGGTCATCTCCGCCGCCCGGCACCTGATCGCGAACCCCGATGCCACCCTGGACGACCTGATGCGGTTCGTCCCGGGCCCGGACCTGCCCAGCGGTGGCCGGATCGTAGGGCTGGACGGCATCCGGGACGCGTACGCCACCGGCCGCGGTTCCTTCAAGACCCGAGCCAAGGTGGAAATCGAACAGCTCTCCGCGCGCCGCACTGGCCTGGTGGTCACCGAACTGCCGTACATGGTGGGCCCGGAGAAGGTGATCGAGAAGATCAAGGACGCGGTCAACGCCAAGAAGCTGACCGGCATCAGCGACATCGTTGACCTGACCGACCGCAAGCATGGGCTGCGGCTGGTCATCGAGCTCAAGAACGGCTTCAACCCCAACGCCGTGCTGCAGCAGCTTTACCGGTACACGCCGATGGAGGACTCCTTCGGCATCAACAACGTCACCCTGGTGGACGGCCAGCCCCAGACCCTGGGCCTGGTGGACCTGCTGTCCGTCTACGTCAACCACCGCATCGACGTGGTGCGCCGCCGCACGGTGTTCAGGCTCGGAAAGAAGAAGGACCGGCTGCACCTGGTGGAGGGCCTCCTCATCGCCATTGTGGACATCGACGAGGTCATCCAGATCATCAGGTCCTCGGATGAGGCTGCGGCAGCGCGCGAGCGGCTGATGTCCATCTATGACCTCACCGAGGTCCAGGCCAACTACATCCTGGAACTGCGCCTGCGCCAGCTCACCAAGTACTCCCGGATCGAGCTGGAAAAGGAGCAGGACGAACTGCGCCGCGAGATCGCCGAGCTGCAGGCCATCCTGGACTCCGAGGAATTGCTGCGCACGGTGGTCTCGGACGAACTCGGCGCCATCGCCGAAGAACACGGCACGCCCCGCCGCACCGTCCTGCTGGAATCCGAGGCCGTCTCCCCCACCGTGGCGGCCGAACTTGCCGGGGCCAACGGCAAGAAGGGCAAGGCCGCCCCGCTGTCCCTGGAGATCGCAGATGACCCCTGCTGGGCGATCCTCACAGCCTCCGGTCAGGTGGCGCGGACCAGCACCCAGGAGCCGCTGGCCGAGGCAGGGCCCCGAAGCAAGCACGACGTGTACACCTCCGTGGTGAAGACGTCGGCCCGCGGTGAAATCGCGGCCGTCACCTCGCTGGGCCGCATGCTCCGGCTGCAGGTCATGGACATGCCGGTGCTGGCGCCCATGGCAGGGCTGCCCAACCTCGCCGGCGGCGTTCCAGCCAAGGAGTTCCTCACGCTGGTGAAGGGTGAATCCCTGGTGGCGTTCGTGCGCCTGGACGAGGTCCTGGCCATCGGCACGGCCCAGGGCGTGGTCAAGCGCGTCCAGCCGGACTACCCCCTCAACCGCGAAGACTGGGAAGTCATCACGCTCAAGGACAAGGACGTTGTGGTTGGCGTGGCTCCGGCCGGCGCAGACGACGCCGACCTGGTGTTCCTCACCCGGGAAGCCCAGCTGCTGAAGTTCCCCGCATCCGCCGTCCGTCCCCAGGGGCGTACCGCCGGCGGCATGGCGGGAATCAAGCTTGCCGCGGGTGACCAGGTGATCTTCTTCGGTGCCGTGCAGCCCAAGGACGAGGCCGCCGTGGTGGTGACCATCGCCGGCACCAACGGCGCCCTTCCCGGCACCGCTCCGGGCACGGCCAAGGTCACCGCCTTCTCCGAATACCCTGCCAAGGGACGCGCCACGGCGGGCGTCCGGTCGCACCGGTTCCTGAAGGGCGAGGACATGCTGCTGCTTGCCTGGGCAGGGCACGGCCCCGCGAAGGCGTCGTCTGCCGCCGGCGTGGCCAGATCACTGCCCCAGGAGCATGGCCGGCGTGACGGATCGGGCGTCCCGCTCTCCCAGGCCGTGGAAGCGGTGGGGCCGGCCATGGCTTGGCCTGATGGGGAATCCGCGGAGACCTAG